One window of Paenibacillus albicereus genomic DNA carries:
- a CDS encoding prepilin-type N-terminal cleavage/methylation domain-containing protein codes for MKRFVERLRRSEDGYTLIELIAALSLLSLVLGIIYATISFGMDAYGRVQAQNGLREDADSAMSAVMARLYAFGADEIGQAEEETGSGIVMKADADGGGQARSERVAIRRDAAGKGRLYIGDLPVELGSELATEGEERSAIELRCPDGGGACSSGLLEIRLRLLREADGRVYSLDLASKFGF; via the coding sequence ATGAAACGATTCGTTGAACGGCTGCGGCGCAGCGAGGACGGCTACACGCTCATCGAGCTCATCGCCGCCCTGAGCCTGCTGTCGCTCGTGCTGGGCATCATCTACGCCACGATTTCCTTCGGCATGGACGCCTACGGGCGCGTGCAGGCGCAGAACGGACTGCGCGAGGATGCGGACTCGGCGATGAGCGCCGTCATGGCGCGGCTGTACGCATTCGGCGCCGATGAGATCGGACAAGCCGAGGAGGAGACGGGCAGCGGCATCGTCATGAAGGCGGACGCGGACGGGGGCGGCCAGGCGAGGAGCGAGCGGGTGGCGATCCGCCGGGATGCCGCAGGCAAGGGCCGGCTGTATATCGGGGACTTGCCCGTGGAGCTGGGCTCGGAGCTGGCGACGGAGGGCGAGGAGCGCTCCGCCATCGAGCTGCGCTGTCCGGACGGGGGCGGAGCCTGCTCGAGCGGCCTGCTGGAGATCCGGCTGCGCCTGCTGCGGGAGGCGGACGGGCGGGTGTATTCGCTCGATCTGGCAAGCAAATTCGGCTTTTAG
- a CDS encoding type IV pilus twitching motility protein PilT, protein MNEPQGLLRELLREARERGASDLHLASGAPPLLRIDGMLTPAEAQAAPLGREQAQALLLPLLGERLERFDAEGEADLACEEDGCRYRLNVFRRLGGLGLAARVLPSATPTLEELGLSRVLVDWAQRRQGLLLVTGPTGSGKSSTLAALVGHLNRTRSQHIVTLEDPIEHVYEQGLSLIDQREVGRDTASFASGLRAALRQTPDVILVGEMRDAETMAAALTAAETGHLVLSTLHTADAPQAVDRIVDAFGADRQGQIRSQLASLLIGVHAQRLVRRAGGRGRVCAAEILVNTPAVANLIRSEKVHQLRGVMQTGRQQGMATLESSVQELLRQGAADPADARACLQERGE, encoded by the coding sequence ATGAACGAACCGCAGGGACTGCTGCGGGAGCTGCTGCGCGAGGCCCGCGAGCGGGGCGCCTCGGATCTGCATCTCGCGTCCGGAGCGCCGCCGCTGCTGCGGATTGACGGCATGCTGACGCCTGCCGAGGCGCAGGCGGCGCCGCTCGGGCGCGAGCAAGCGCAGGCGCTGCTGCTGCCGCTGCTCGGGGAGAGGCTGGAGCGCTTCGACGCCGAGGGCGAGGCCGACCTCGCGTGCGAGGAGGACGGCTGCCGGTACCGGCTGAACGTGTTCCGCCGCCTCGGCGGCCTCGGACTGGCGGCGCGCGTGCTGCCGTCGGCGACGCCGACGCTCGAGGAGCTCGGCCTGTCGCGCGTGCTGGTGGACTGGGCGCAGCGGCGGCAAGGGCTGCTGCTCGTCACCGGCCCGACTGGCAGCGGCAAGTCGTCCACGCTGGCCGCGCTTGTCGGCCACCTGAATCGGACGCGCAGCCAGCATATCGTCACGCTGGAGGACCCGATCGAGCATGTGTACGAGCAGGGTCTCTCGCTGATCGACCAGCGGGAGGTCGGCCGCGACACGGCCAGCTTCGCCAGCGGCCTGAGGGCCGCGCTGCGGCAGACGCCGGACGTCATCCTCGTCGGCGAGATGCGCGACGCGGAGACGATGGCCGCCGCCCTGACGGCGGCGGAGACGGGGCATCTGGTGCTGTCCACGCTCCATACGGCGGACGCGCCGCAGGCGGTCGACCGGATCGTCGATGCGTTCGGGGCGGACCGGCAGGGGCAGATCCGCTCGCAGCTCGCCTCGTTGCTCATCGGCGTGCATGCCCAGCGGCTGGTGCGCCGCGCGGGCGGACGCGGGCGCGTCTGCGCGGCGGAGATTCTCGTCAACACGCCGGCCGTCGCCAACCTGATCCGGTCCGAGAAGGTCCATCAGCTGCGCGGCGTCATGCAGACCGGCCGGCAGCAGGGCATGGCGACGCTGGAGAGCAGCGTGCAGGAGCTGCTGCGCCAAGGCGCGGCCGATCCGGCCGACGCCAGAGCCTGCCTGCAGGAGAGAGGGGAGTAG
- a CDS encoding DUF5057 domain-containing protein — protein sequence MAARLRSALCAPMAILLLLASLLSLWPPAVPSAAAASAAKIRVLEITDNGTSDLKALLGTTSYDITTMKMKTFVASRTDIDGLYDAVYIGKGKYNPESMTLLATPEARNAAHDTSKKLNDITNLKAQELIDGYVNRGLLVMLYSDRATADGLLYQPATPDGKSGILKSKFSPYQESGNQRDNVLFLDQQGLKAIASTLKQDRYARLLALRPQLQVTAAPTDYLTDPSSMYRAGDTLVFRYSQPESSRLRANLYLNLDSSLRFQAEQVVATSDAAGPSGELRYRMPRGYSGLYYWKLELVEIETGLKSYASGAIRFRDRQTEIGVLQVLPGNDKSALTNDTVLKQSYLSTDDYRITLKTATIQAFNTKGGPFGYDSIGGKYDMLIFGFKDSYNGSAPISETAAKAVKDFIQTGQSVMFTHDTVYIASGTTDNVWTRNFKEATGQTGIQTNIGLGAPQTSTTVAKVNDGLLTRYPFNLDAGTPRVATTHDQYYMLDLEDPTLVTWYNITGGTRDNSDSWNHYYTYSKGNVTYSGTGHQGDNGTFPDWEQRLFVNTMYRAYMGSNHKPELSVHAPAAYSDQAGNFIPHYQQIPVSFTAEDPDYKDRRISAKVEFLYTGEDGRPVVRTMSDNASLLSGTLVSESYPNPLPKGGDLTVRITATDRQGAFSTESVRVVVRPVTAGLQVDRSASGTFKDAYVEKGKDFTLSYVVRPQPVTAARGQNDLVIAAPVFQEKLPPNLEPVSLPAGFQKSGSLAGGYTVTGTLPDIRYAADPAGDGTRYTAAPIPFSITAKAAAIGKLPLDQATLTYRNLGQSAGTSLRFNALTLEAIVKPTKLSLPAEVDIAIGQNYKLLLAMEPAEASVIGLKWTTSQQTNVSVAENVIGGVMVSGLTKGDSIVTVFDELTGLSASTVVHVIQPGLSLTTADGGKEYTLGSRIPLKSLLTKVTSDTVPSGAQVEWSVGPQQAGEESIREKQRKPGLLEWTSTFYPSSSETYTLNASINVLNSELKTDSYKSLGLTLNIVAPDLQLSGPSVIVAGDGKAIWTRSWGDRHPVGTDAAGRAPAYAWSWESDAGARPALSADSSGQTAGVASSAPGSGRVALKATQPLRAGEPPIELAKAAQAVRIIAKPTLAAGKNELLPGEQTQLSLRWDGVAAADVPEHTVRWTAQGAGTLQGDAAGSRTLTATKPAGSSGKATAAAVVTMSTGYSFTVERELDVIAPELALSELPQRLAAGQQLTVSASWSPAYSGSLSALAWSLGGAPAERATLTPKSGQPAKALLAAVGAGSATVSSSIELDSGYRSSASTTAWIGDFTLPASLTLEQGAQLPLKTSGLQAQPSSLASEIVSALRWGSSAPAVVSVDASGRLTAKKPGSAVISAVWRANSLPGGSLQRTIRVTVNAPSGERSGDRY from the coding sequence ATGGCCGCCCGTCTCCGCTCCGCGCTCTGCGCCCCTATGGCGATTCTGCTGCTGCTGGCATCGCTGCTGTCTCTCTGGCCGCCGGCTGTCCCTTCGGCTGCGGCGGCATCCGCCGCCAAGATCCGCGTGCTCGAGATCACGGACAACGGCACGTCGGACCTGAAAGCCCTGCTCGGCACCACGAGCTACGACATCACGACGATGAAGATGAAGACGTTCGTCGCCTCCCGCACCGATATCGACGGCCTGTACGACGCCGTCTACATCGGCAAGGGCAAGTACAATCCCGAGTCGATGACCCTTCTGGCCACGCCCGAAGCCCGCAATGCGGCGCATGACACGTCCAAGAAGCTCAACGACATCACGAACCTCAAGGCCCAGGAGCTGATCGACGGCTACGTCAACCGCGGCCTGCTCGTGATGCTGTACAGCGACAGGGCGACGGCCGACGGCCTGCTGTATCAGCCTGCGACTCCTGACGGCAAGTCCGGCATCCTCAAGTCGAAGTTCTCCCCTTATCAGGAGAGCGGGAATCAGCGGGACAACGTGCTGTTCCTCGACCAGCAAGGGCTGAAGGCGATCGCCTCCACCTTGAAGCAGGACCGGTACGCGCGCCTGCTCGCGCTGCGGCCGCAGCTTCAAGTGACTGCGGCTCCGACCGACTACTTGACCGATCCGTCCTCCATGTATCGCGCCGGAGACACGCTCGTCTTCCGCTATTCGCAGCCGGAGTCGTCCCGCCTGCGCGCCAATCTGTACCTCAACCTGGATTCCTCGCTGCGCTTCCAGGCGGAGCAGGTCGTCGCCACGTCCGACGCCGCCGGACCATCCGGGGAGCTGCGCTACCGCATGCCGCGCGGCTACTCCGGGCTGTACTATTGGAAGCTGGAGCTGGTCGAGATCGAGACCGGGCTGAAAAGCTACGCCTCCGGCGCCATCCGCTTCCGCGACCGGCAGACGGAGATCGGCGTGCTTCAGGTGCTGCCTGGAAACGACAAAAGCGCCCTCACGAACGATACCGTGCTGAAGCAGAGCTATCTGAGCACCGACGACTACCGGATCACGCTGAAGACAGCCACGATTCAGGCGTTCAACACCAAGGGCGGCCCGTTCGGGTACGACTCCATCGGCGGCAAGTACGACATGCTGATCTTCGGCTTCAAGGACTCCTACAACGGCAGCGCCCCGATCAGCGAGACGGCGGCCAAAGCCGTCAAGGACTTCATCCAGACCGGACAGAGCGTCATGTTCACCCATGACACGGTGTACATCGCCAGCGGCACGACCGACAACGTCTGGACGCGGAATTTCAAAGAAGCGACCGGTCAGACCGGCATCCAGACGAACATCGGACTCGGCGCGCCGCAGACGTCGACGACCGTCGCCAAGGTCAACGACGGCCTGCTCACCCGCTATCCGTTCAACCTCGACGCCGGCACGCCCAGGGTCGCGACGACGCATGACCAGTACTATATGCTCGATCTGGAGGACCCGACGCTCGTGACGTGGTACAACATCACCGGCGGCACGCGGGACAACAGCGACAGCTGGAACCATTACTACACGTATTCCAAAGGCAACGTCACCTACTCGGGCACCGGCCATCAGGGCGACAACGGCACGTTCCCCGATTGGGAGCAGCGCCTGTTCGTCAACACGATGTACCGCGCGTACATGGGCTCCAACCATAAGCCGGAGCTGTCCGTCCACGCTCCTGCCGCTTATTCGGACCAGGCCGGCAACTTCATTCCGCATTACCAGCAGATTCCCGTCAGCTTCACCGCCGAGGACCCCGACTACAAGGACCGCCGGATCAGCGCCAAGGTGGAGTTCCTGTACACGGGCGAGGATGGCAGGCCGGTCGTCCGGACGATGTCCGACAACGCCTCGCTGCTGTCGGGGACGCTCGTCTCCGAGTCGTATCCGAATCCGCTGCCCAAGGGCGGAGACCTGACCGTCCGCATCACGGCGACCGACCGGCAAGGCGCTTTTTCGACCGAGTCGGTGCGTGTCGTCGTCCGGCCCGTGACGGCCGGCCTGCAGGTCGACCGCTCCGCATCCGGCACGTTCAAGGACGCCTATGTTGAGAAAGGCAAGGACTTCACGCTGAGCTACGTCGTGCGCCCGCAACCGGTGACGGCGGCCAGAGGCCAGAACGATCTCGTCATCGCGGCTCCGGTGTTCCAGGAGAAGCTGCCTCCGAATCTGGAGCCGGTCTCGCTCCCCGCCGGCTTCCAGAAGAGCGGCTCGCTCGCCGGCGGCTACACGGTGACGGGCACGCTGCCCGACATCCGCTACGCCGCCGATCCGGCCGGCGACGGCACGCGCTACACGGCGGCGCCGATTCCGTTCTCGATTACGGCCAAGGCCGCCGCGATCGGCAAGCTGCCGCTTGACCAGGCGACGCTGACGTACCGCAACCTGGGTCAGAGCGCGGGCACGTCGCTCCGCTTCAACGCCCTGACGCTCGAGGCGATCGTCAAGCCGACGAAGCTTTCGCTCCCCGCCGAGGTCGACATCGCGATCGGCCAGAACTACAAGCTGCTGCTGGCGATGGAGCCGGCGGAAGCGTCGGTCATCGGTCTGAAATGGACGACGAGCCAGCAGACCAATGTGTCGGTGGCGGAGAACGTCATCGGCGGCGTCATGGTAAGCGGACTTACGAAGGGCGACTCTATCGTTACGGTCTTCGACGAGCTCACCGGCCTCAGCGCCAGCACGGTGGTCCATGTCATCCAGCCGGGCTTGTCGCTGACCACCGCCGATGGAGGCAAGGAATACACGCTGGGCAGCCGGATTCCGCTGAAATCGCTGCTCACCAAGGTGACGAGCGACACGGTGCCGAGCGGCGCGCAGGTCGAGTGGTCGGTCGGCCCTCAGCAGGCCGGCGAGGAAAGCATCCGGGAGAAGCAGCGGAAGCCAGGCCTCTTGGAATGGACATCGACCTTCTACCCGTCTAGTTCTGAAACGTATACCCTCAACGCCAGCATCAATGTTCTCAACAGTGAACTGAAAACCGATTCGTACAAGTCTCTTGGACTTACACTGAACATCGTCGCCCCAGACCTGCAGCTGAGCGGACCGTCCGTCATCGTCGCCGGCGACGGCAAGGCGATATGGACCCGCTCCTGGGGCGACCGCCATCCCGTCGGCACCGATGCGGCCGGACGAGCGCCAGCCTACGCGTGGAGCTGGGAATCGGATGCCGGCGCCCGGCCGGCCCTCTCTGCGGACAGCAGCGGCCAGACGGCTGGCGTCGCTTCCTCTGCGCCCGGCAGCGGACGAGTCGCGCTCAAGGCGACCCAGCCGCTCCGCGCCGGCGAGCCGCCGATCGAGCTGGCCAAGGCCGCTCAGGCGGTGCGCATCATCGCCAAGCCGACGCTTGCCGCAGGCAAGAACGAGCTGCTGCCGGGCGAGCAGACGCAGCTGTCGCTCCGCTGGGACGGCGTCGCTGCGGCCGACGTGCCTGAGCATACGGTCCGCTGGACCGCGCAAGGCGCCGGCACGCTGCAAGGCGATGCCGCCGGCAGCCGCACGCTGACGGCAACGAAGCCTGCCGGAAGCAGCGGCAAAGCGACGGCTGCCGCCGTCGTGACGATGTCGACGGGCTACTCCTTCACGGTGGAGCGGGAGCTGGACGTGATCGCGCCGGAGCTGGCGCTGTCCGAGCTGCCGCAGCGGCTCGCCGCAGGCCAGCAGCTGACCGTGTCCGCCAGCTGGAGCCCGGCCTACAGCGGCAGCCTGTCCGCTCTGGCCTGGAGCCTCGGCGGCGCGCCTGCCGAACGGGCGACGCTGACGCCCAAATCCGGCCAGCCGGCCAAGGCGCTGCTGGCTGCGGTCGGCGCCGGCAGCGCGACCGTGTCCAGCTCGATCGAGCTGGATTCCGGCTATCGCTCCTCCGCTTCCACAACCGCCTGGATCGGCGACTTCACCTTGCCCGCCTCGCTGACGCTGGAGCAAGGCGCGCAGCTGCCGCTGAAGACGAGCGGCCTGCAGGCGCAGCCGTCCTCGCTCGCCAGCGAGATCGTGAGCGCCCTCCGCTGGGGCAGCAGCGCGCCCGCTGTCGTCTCGGTCGATGCCAGCGGCCGCCTGACCGCCAAAAAGCCGGGCTCCGCCGTCATCAGCGCTGTCTGGCGGGCGAACAGCCTGCCGGGCGGCTCGCTGCAGCGGACGATCCGCGTGACGGTGAACGCGCCGTCCGGAGAGCGTTCGGGCGATCGGTACTGA
- a CDS encoding FtsB family cell division protein: protein MESPKTTGARRRYKLWLVAMTVILAWAGYALFSQMQRQAETEERLSLAKERLEQVQQQSDELQAKIKQLNDPEYISQLASKQQGWVKPGEELLTAP, encoded by the coding sequence ATGGAAAGTCCGAAGACGACGGGTGCGCGCAGACGATACAAGCTGTGGCTGGTGGCGATGACGGTTATTCTAGCGTGGGCAGGGTACGCTCTGTTCTCTCAAATGCAGCGCCAGGCCGAGACCGAGGAGCGGTTGTCGCTCGCCAAGGAACGATTGGAGCAAGTGCAACAGCAATCCGATGAGCTGCAGGCCAAGATCAAGCAGCTGAACGATCCCGAATATATTTCCCAGCTCGCGAGCAAGCAGCAGGGTTGGGTCAAGCCTGGCGAGGAGCTGCTGACAGCCCCGTAA
- a CDS encoding type II secretion system F family protein, translating to MAQFQYHVKSSAGKQLKGMLTAMDKSSAVEELRRRGLVVLSLEEHRSSLLQMDIYIGNPVKPAHFIVYCRQFATLVRAGVPIVQATDILSQQTESKPLRKALHDVHASLLRGSSFSQAALEHKRIFPVMFTSMIRAGEESGDLEGTLERLATFFEKGHVTREKIKSALTYPVIVGLLAIAAVVYLLKAIVPQFVSMFESMNAELPAITKVVMALSASIENEWYLWLGAAVLLLALLLGLKRTQRGAYALDYVKLKLPVFGKLQQKGAIAQVSRTLSSLYASAVPMLQSLQIVEEAVGNRVIARYLRLSADSLRRGNPLSEPLKQSWVFPPLVTQMIAVGEETGALDEMLAKVADFYEMDVDNTVDRLKSLIEPLLIVFLAGVVGLIVAAIMLPMFSLYGQMG from the coding sequence GTGGCGCAGTTTCAGTATCATGTCAAAAGCTCCGCCGGCAAGCAGCTGAAAGGCATGCTGACGGCAATGGACAAGTCGTCGGCGGTCGAGGAGCTGCGCCGCCGCGGGCTTGTCGTCCTGTCGCTGGAGGAGCATCGCAGTTCGCTGCTGCAGATGGACATCTACATCGGCAATCCGGTGAAGCCGGCTCATTTCATCGTCTACTGCCGGCAGTTCGCCACGCTCGTCCGCGCCGGCGTGCCGATCGTCCAGGCGACGGACATCCTGTCCCAGCAGACGGAGAGCAAGCCGCTTCGCAAGGCGCTGCACGACGTCCATGCCTCGCTGCTGCGCGGCAGCAGCTTTTCCCAGGCGGCGCTGGAGCATAAGCGGATCTTCCCGGTCATGTTCACGAGCATGATCCGGGCGGGCGAGGAGTCGGGCGACCTAGAGGGGACGCTGGAGCGGCTGGCGACGTTTTTCGAGAAGGGGCATGTGACGCGGGAGAAGATCAAGTCGGCGCTCACCTATCCGGTCATCGTCGGACTGCTCGCTATCGCGGCCGTCGTCTATCTGCTCAAGGCGATCGTGCCGCAGTTCGTCAGCATGTTCGAGTCGATGAACGCGGAGCTGCCGGCGATCACCAAGGTCGTCATGGCGCTCAGCGCCAGCATCGAGAACGAATGGTACCTGTGGCTCGGGGCGGCGGTGCTGCTGCTGGCGCTGCTGCTTGGTCTCAAGCGGACGCAGCGCGGCGCCTATGCGCTCGACTACGTCAAGCTGAAGCTTCCGGTGTTCGGCAAGCTGCAGCAGAAAGGGGCGATCGCCCAGGTGTCGCGCACGCTGTCGTCGCTGTACGCGAGCGCCGTGCCGATGCTGCAGTCGCTGCAGATCGTCGAGGAGGCGGTCGGCAACCGCGTCATCGCCCGCTACTTGCGGCTGAGCGCCGACTCGCTGCGGCGGGGCAATCCTTTGTCGGAGCCGCTCAAGCAGTCGTGGGTGTTCCCGCCGCTCGTCACGCAGATGATCGCGGTCGGCGAAGAGACGGGCGCGCTCGACGAGATGCTGGCCAAGGTGGCCGACTTCTACGAGATGGACGTCGACAACACCGTCGACCGGCTCAAGTCGCTTATCGAGCCGCTGCTCATCGTCTTCCTGGCCGGCGTCGTCGGCCTGATCGTCGCGGCGATCATGCTGCCGATGTTCAGCTTGTACGGGCAGATGGGCTAG
- the yabQ gene encoding spore cortex biosynthesis protein YabQ, giving the protein MTLETQGLTMALMLLSGVLMGTAFDGYRVVSRELRFPRWMLPPLDVAYWMIAALAIFRVLYASNDGEVRAYVYLGLGIGLCLHYLLFSGLVIGVTRWLIGAARAVIGWLVRLSDMLVIRPLIGLYRLVRVLTGFLLAFSMFLFRIVLQLVRPAGILILWMLGPLLRPIGRQLGRLAIRWQVKEKAARVSNGFKQAWKRLFRK; this is encoded by the coding sequence GTGACGCTGGAGACCCAAGGCCTGACGATGGCGCTGATGCTGCTGTCGGGCGTGCTCATGGGCACGGCCTTCGACGGCTACCGCGTCGTGTCGCGGGAGCTGCGCTTTCCCCGCTGGATGCTGCCGCCGCTCGACGTGGCGTATTGGATGATCGCGGCGCTGGCCATATTCCGGGTGCTGTACGCCAGCAACGACGGCGAGGTGCGGGCGTACGTGTACCTCGGGCTCGGAATCGGCCTTTGCCTGCATTATCTGCTGTTCAGCGGACTGGTGATCGGAGTCACCCGCTGGCTGATCGGGGCGGCGAGAGCGGTCATCGGCTGGCTTGTCCGTCTTTCGGACATGCTGGTTATTCGTCCTTTGATAGGACTCTACCGCCTTGTTCGCGTTTTGACAGGTTTTTTGCTCGCCTTTTCTATGTTCCTTTTCCGCATTGTGCTACAATTGGTTCGTCCTGCAGGAATCTTGATCCTCTGGATGCTGGGTCCGCTGCTGCGTCCGATCGGCAGACAGCTGGGCCGGCTCGCGATCCGCTGGCAAGTGAAGGAAAAGGCGGCTCGCGTGTCGAATGGATTCAAGCAGGCTTGGAAGCGGCTTTTCCGCAAGTGA
- a CDS encoding type IV pilus modification PilV family protein encodes MRRRVNDEQGFTLLEIMASIVILSVVALTLSGFFIQAMSYSKQNQSKTIAVHLARNALASIQKEPFAPLRAYLAVPDAGGGYSVLDGSRCEAECAGYAGLVRDPSVLSHVLRPEVNGVAYVVRVSYQPDLAPYLDIGPDAEDEGRIAAAGAGEEALSAYLLPIQVEVAAETGGRSDPVRVEGYLTDETIR; translated from the coding sequence ATGCGTCGGCGAGTGAACGATGAGCAGGGGTTCACCCTGCTGGAAATTATGGCCTCGATCGTCATCCTGTCGGTCGTGGCGCTGACGCTCAGCGGCTTTTTCATCCAGGCCATGAGCTACAGCAAGCAAAATCAGAGCAAGACGATCGCCGTCCATCTCGCCCGCAACGCGCTGGCTTCCATCCAGAAGGAGCCCTTCGCTCCGCTGCGCGCCTATCTGGCCGTGCCGGACGCCGGGGGCGGCTACTCCGTGCTGGATGGGTCCCGCTGCGAGGCGGAATGCGCCGGCTATGCGGGGCTGGTTCGAGACCCGTCCGTGCTGAGCCATGTGCTGCGCCCGGAAGTGAATGGCGTCGCCTATGTCGTGCGCGTCTCCTATCAGCCGGATCTGGCGCCGTACCTCGATATCGGCCCCGATGCGGAGGACGAAGGGCGGATCGCGGCGGCCGGCGCCGGCGAAGAGGCTTTGTCCGCCTATCTGCTGCCGATCCAGGTGGAGGTCGCCGCCGAGACGGGCGGACGCAGCGATCCGGTGCGAGTGGAGGGGTATTTGACCGATGAAACGATTCGTTGA
- a CDS encoding GspE/PulE family protein, giving the protein MNGARKRLGDLLVESGVITETELQEALREQGRTKQKLGDLLIAQGYMTEQQLIEVLEFQLGIPHVSLFKYQIDPSIAQIIPESLARRYQVIPLHKEGGKLMVAMADPLDYFAIEELRMSTGFRIEPAISTKEELQRAIARFYGLQDSMSQIMGELPTQDEIGEMEITDEDSPVVRLVNGMIQQAVQLQVSDIHVDPGETQVLIRYRLDGELRTERVIPKAMQGYITARLKIMAKLNIAERRLPQDGRIKMQVDYRTVDIRISSLPTIHGEKLVLRILDLSVGVKGIEQLGFSADNYRLFKGMVESPYGIVLLTGPTGSGKTTTLYSALQHLNRDSENIITVEDPVEYQLEGINQVHVNPAIGLTFAAGLRSILRQDPNIVMVGEIRDSETAEIAIRASLTGHLVLSTLHTNDAVSTVTRFRDMGIASYLIASSLVGVVAQRLVRRICPDCRRAHEPTEQERILLRSYGIETDVLHRGAGCGSCSKTGYRGRIAIHEVLAITDELRRMIGDDASVLELRAAAERAGLAGLLQDGMDKVLQGQTTVQEVMREAAMR; this is encoded by the coding sequence ATGAACGGGGCAAGGAAAAGGCTCGGCGACCTGCTGGTCGAGAGCGGCGTCATTACGGAGACGGAGCTGCAGGAGGCGTTGCGGGAGCAGGGCCGGACGAAGCAGAAGCTGGGCGACCTGCTCATCGCCCAAGGCTACATGACGGAGCAGCAGCTGATCGAGGTGCTGGAATTCCAGCTGGGGATACCGCATGTGAGCCTGTTCAAGTACCAGATCGATCCTTCCATCGCCCAGATCATCCCGGAGAGCCTCGCGCGCCGCTATCAGGTCATCCCGCTTCACAAAGAGGGCGGCAAGCTGATGGTGGCGATGGCCGATCCGCTCGACTACTTCGCGATCGAGGAGCTGCGGATGAGCACCGGCTTCCGGATCGAGCCGGCGATCTCCACCAAGGAGGAGCTGCAGCGCGCCATCGCTCGCTTCTACGGCCTGCAGGACTCGATGAGCCAGATCATGGGCGAGCTGCCGACGCAGGACGAGATCGGCGAGATGGAGATCACCGACGAGGACTCCCCGGTCGTGCGCCTCGTCAACGGCATGATCCAGCAGGCGGTGCAGCTGCAGGTGTCGGACATCCATGTCGATCCCGGCGAGACGCAGGTGCTCATCCGCTACCGGCTCGACGGCGAGCTGCGCACGGAGCGCGTCATTCCCAAGGCGATGCAGGGCTACATCACGGCGCGGCTCAAGATCATGGCCAAGCTCAACATCGCCGAGCGGCGGCTGCCGCAGGACGGCCGCATCAAGATGCAGGTCGACTACCGCACGGTCGACATCCGGATCTCCTCGCTGCCGACGATCCACGGCGAGAAGCTCGTGCTGCGGATCCTCGATCTGAGCGTCGGGGTCAAAGGCATCGAGCAGCTCGGCTTCAGCGCGGACAACTACCGGCTGTTCAAAGGCATGGTCGAGTCGCCCTACGGCATCGTGCTGCTCACCGGGCCGACCGGCAGCGGCAAGACGACGACGCTGTACTCGGCGCTGCAGCATCTGAACCGGGACAGCGAGAACATCATTACCGTCGAGGACCCGGTGGAATACCAGCTGGAGGGCATCAACCAGGTGCATGTGAATCCGGCGATCGGGCTGACGTTCGCCGCCGGGCTGCGCTCCATCCTGCGCCAGGACCCGAACATCGTCATGGTCGGCGAGATTCGCGATTCGGAGACGGCGGAGATCGCCATCCGGGCGTCGCTGACGGGCCATCTCGTGCTGTCGACGCTGCATACGAACGATGCGGTCAGCACCGTGACCCGGTTCCGCGACATGGGGATCGCCAGCTACCTGATCGCCAGCTCTCTCGTCGGCGTCGTCGCGCAGCGGCTCGTGCGGCGGATCTGTCCGGATTGCCGACGCGCGCATGAGCCGACGGAGCAGGAGCGGATCCTGCTGCGCAGCTACGGCATCGAGACGGACGTTCTGCATCGCGGAGCTGGCTGCGGCAGCTGCAGCAAGACCGGCTACCGCGGCCGGATCGCGATCCATGAGGTGTTGGCCATCACGGACGAGCTGCGCCGGATGATCGGCGACGACGCTTCGGTGCTCGAGCTGCGGGCGGCCGCGGAGCGGGCCGGCTTGGCCGGGCTGCTGCAGGACGGCATGGACAAGGTGCTGCAGGGGCAGACGACGGTGCAGGAAGTGATGCGCGAGGCGGCTATGCGCTGA
- a CDS encoding S1 domain-containing RNA-binding protein, translating into MAIEVGAKLQGKVTGITHFGAFVDLSGGVTGLVHISEIADNYVKDVKDHLKLEDVVTVKVINIDPSGKIGLSIKQAIDRPEGSAPPARERFNREGGGGGFGGGRGPGGPGGGAPRGPGGFGGGRPGGGGGFGGGRPGGGGGGGRPFNKGGGGRPAFGKPSFEDKVSRFLKDSEERISSLKKNTEGKRGGRGAKRV; encoded by the coding sequence ATGGCAATAGAAGTGGGCGCCAAACTACAGGGAAAAGTGACAGGCATTACACATTTTGGGGCATTCGTCGATCTGTCGGGGGGTGTCACCGGCCTCGTGCACATTTCCGAGATTGCCGACAATTATGTGAAGGACGTCAAGGATCATCTCAAGCTGGAGGATGTCGTGACCGTCAAGGTCATCAACATCGATCCGAGCGGCAAGATCGGTCTGTCCATCAAGCAGGCGATCGACCGTCCAGAAGGGAGCGCGCCTCCCGCTCGCGAGCGCTTCAACCGTGAAGGCGGCGGTGGCGGCTTCGGCGGCGGACGCGGTCCTGGCGGTCCCGGCGGCGGCGCTCCTCGCGGCCCCGGCGGCTTTGGCGGCGGACGCCCTGGCGGCGGCGGCGGCTTCGGCGGCGGACGCCCTGGCGGCGGCGGTGGCGGTGGCCGACCGTTCAACAAGGGCGGCGGCGGTCGTCCTGCGTTCGGCAAGCCCTCTTTCGAGGATAAGGTGTCCCGCTTCCTAAAAGACAGCGAAGAACGGATTTCGTCCCTGAAGAAGAACACCGAAGGCAAGCGCGGCGGCCGTGGAGCCAAGCGCGTGTAG